The following are encoded in a window of Hippoglossus hippoglossus isolate fHipHip1 chromosome 23, fHipHip1.pri, whole genome shotgun sequence genomic DNA:
- the atp5f1c gene encoding ATP synthase subunit gamma, mitochondrial isoform X2 produces the protein MFARSSALIFSPQCLQVRNMATLKDITIRLKSIKNIQKITKSMKMVAAAKYARAERQLKPARVYGGGALALYEKADIKAPEDKGAKHLIIGVTSDRGLCGAIHSGVAKSIKAEIASLTDAGKDVMVINVGDKLRAVLTRTHAKHILMTCKEVGRKPPNFGDASFVANEMLNCGYEFDQGTIVFNRFRSVISYKTDRKHVFSNEAVANSETMGIYDDIDADVLRNYQEFALVNILYLAMKESATSEQSARMTAMDSASKNASEMIDKLTLTFNRTRQAVITKELIEIISGAAAL, from the exons ATGTTCGCCCGGAGCAGCGCGTTGATCTTCTCCCCACAATG TTTGCAGGTCAGGAACATGGCTACCCTGAAGGACA tcaccATCCGGTTGAAGTCCATCAAGAACATCCAGAAAATCACCAAGTCCATGAAGATGGTGGCCGCTGCCAAGTACGCTCGTGCTGAGAGGCAGCTGAAGCCGGCACGTGTCTACGGCGGCGGAGCTCTGG CTCTGTACGAGAAGGCCGACATCAAAGCGCCGGAGGACAAGGGCGCCAAGCACCTGATCATCGGTGTGACCTCTGACCGTGGACTCTGTGGCGCCATCCACTCTGGCGTGGCCAAGTCCATCAAGGCCGAGATCGCCAGCCTGACCGACGCCGGCAAGGATGTGATGGTGATCAATGTGGGCGACAAGCTGAGAGCCGTGCTGACCAG AACTCATGCAAAGCACATCCTCATGACCTGCAAGGAAGTCGGCCGCAAGCCCCCCAACTTCGGTGACGCCTCCTTCGTCGCCAACGAAATGCTCAACTGTGGCTACGAGTTCGACCAGGGCACCATCGTCTTCAACAGATTCAG GTCTGTCATCTCATACAAGACGGACCGTAAGCATGTGTTTTCCAACGAGGCCGTTGCTAACTCAG AGACCATGGGCATCTACGATGACATCGATGCTGACGTGCTGAGGAACTACCAGGAGTTTGCTCTGGTCAACATCCTGTACCTGGCCATGAAGGAGTCGGCCACCAGCGAGCAGAGCGCCAGGATGACTGCCATGGACAGCGCCAGCAAGAACGCCT CTGAGATGATTGACAAGCTGACCCTCACCTTCAACCGCACCAGACAGGCCGTCATCACCAAGGAGCTCATTGAGATCATCTCTGGAGCCGCTGCTCTGTGa
- the atp5f1c gene encoding ATP synthase subunit gamma, mitochondrial isoform X1 codes for MFARSSALIFSPQCLQVRNMATLKDITIRLKSIKNIQKITKSMKMVAAAKYARAERQLKPARVYGGGALALYEKADIKAPEDKGAKHLIIGVTSDRGLCGAIHSGVAKSIKAEIASLTDAGKDVMVINVGDKLRAVLTRTHAKHILMTCKEVGRKPPNFGDASFVANEMLNCGYEFDQGTIVFNRFRSVISYKTDRKHVFSNEAVANSETMGIYDDIDADVLRNYQEFALVNILYLAMKESATSEQSARMTAMDSASKNASEMIDKLTLTFNRTRQAVITKELIEIISGAAAL; via the exons ATGTTCGCCCGGAGCAGCGCGTTGATCTTCTCCCCACAATG TTTGCAGGTCAGGAACATGGCTACCCTGAAGGACA tcaccATCCGGTTGAAGTCCATCAAGAACATCCAGAAAATCACCAAGTCCATGAAGATGGTGGCCGCTGCCAAGTACGCTCGTGCTGAGAGGCAGCTGAAGCCGGCACGTGTCTACGGCGGCGGAGCTCTGG CTCTGTACGAGAAGGCCGACATCAAAGCGCCGGAGGACAAGGGCGCCAAGCACCTGATCATCGGTGTGACCTCTGACCGTGGACTCTGTGGCGCCATCCACTCTGGCGTGGCCAAGTCCATCAAGGCCGAGATCGCCAGCCTGACCGACGCCGGCAAGGATGTGATGGTGATCAATGTGGGCGACAAGCTGAGAGCCGTGCTGACCAG AACTCATGCAAAGCACATCCTCATGACCTGCAAGGAAGTCGGCCGCAAGCCCCCCAACTTCGGTGACGCCTCCTTCGTCGCCAACGAAATGCTCAACTGTGGCTACGAGTTCGACCAGGGCACCATCGTCTTCAACAGATTCAG GTCTGTCATCTCATACAAGACGGACCGTAAGCATGTGTTTTCCAACGAGGCCGTTGCTAACTCAG AGACCATGGGCATCTACGATGACATCGATGCTGACGTGCTGAGGAACTACCAGGAGTTTGCTCTGGTCAACATCCTGTACCTGGCCATGAAGGAGTCGGCCACCAGCGAGCAGAGCGCCAGGATGACTGCCATGGACAGCGCCAGCAAGAACGCCT CTGAGATGATTGACAAGCTGACCCTCACCTTCAACCGCACCAGACAGGCCGTCATCACCAAGGAGCTCATTGAGATCATCTCTGGAGCCGCTGCTCT ATAA